gagatttggggtaaaaactacaaaatatctcccaatacaaacatgccccatagtatagtcccagccttgacacaaattgacggctttctgtgtaaggcatctgaaattcaaatgcGTTTCAATTGCGTTTGGACTGTCACAATGTAtgtgtccacatgtggaaaaatgcaattaaatatacaatttgcaattccttttgaaaatagtccagaatatccttacctgtccattgattatgatcaatgcctgagagatctgctggcatttttaaatcgccacgacaattggatggggttttgtgtaCTCTGCTCAGTTaaagaattccatgtttgttccaacctataaaataaagtaaaagaaaaaacaaagtgttttaatttgttaactgttaataacagtgattcagttcaattaactgtgtgaagttcatCATGAAATTGAGTCCATCATgtttatgagttaaattcacctatgagttggtctacagaagcagaatatgctCTAGTGATTAGCTgaaaaggtgtgctttcaaactgtctaatcaatgggatgttcctgtcattataaatcacagttttatgttaatatcctGGCTTTATCAAACACATAGTCACTGGCACagtaagggagatcacactgaatgcgcgcacacagacagttctatgacaagtcacgcaggtactgggttactccccagctttaaaacagtccatatacaCTTATaggtgtaccaaagtgataaggacaagtaaAAAACACAATCTGGAAAATGGGTATATGAcgtttacgctcataaattatGTAATCTGAACATAAAGTCACATAAAGTGCAGCTTTATGCacgaaataaaaatgtatgtgcttTTAAGTTaagtgagggttaacgttagttgattataacagacaaacaattatgtaaaatgtataataaacaagaacttaccgttagacgcctcaataagactgagCTCgaagagtttttctctcacaagtgtatccatgtgcttttctgaaaggaaaaaacaacattttgaattataacttGTATGTAAAAAGTCTTTATAAACCACACAAGCATTAAATCACCTCACTAACCCGCCTACGTCCGCTGTGCGTGCgccactttgaaatgccctgagacatcgattcttttccgggaatcactttgttagagaattactgaaccggtttatttgaaccggatcgtaatttgtatgatttacatgtcgatatggacaactgcaggcgtttacattagagcagataGTCGTATTCACttatttgaactcatttgactcacttaaatgttaaattcgcttttcagtgtcagaaacgacTTTTTCCTCTATTCTCACAgatattcgcatatttcagcaatccgtcactgtctgaaacttaataaaactgtattaatctgtcgtcttaGATACCTTAGCATGATTATGTGAGTAACGTTACGTAGGTTGCCAATTTGAGGTAAACTGTTAAtaatttaacgtaaataatgttggcctatAGAAGTTTAACAGTAATGTTGCAGCaaaaaaagttagaattctgccaatttaaaataattattaaagaaaacattaaataaacttaccttaaaaccgttgaaagccgtggctttgccccgttgttcttccaaaattacagttggggagcgatttaaacatcttcaaggcgcgttaaataacccagcgctgacctgaaacaacccagcgacgcaacccagcaggtttaacccaacacgtgGTAAatttgaaactacccaaaagtgtttaaaaagaaataaaataacccaacaaaatgacccaaccgTTTCTAGAGTGTATATTCATCGATGGTAATTGATTTAACTATGATCTGCGCAGCATTTTATATGTGCAGAGACATTTAATGTATATTagaaaactcattctaattcattcccactcttcttcggtggtaacttaacccaactccgtgcttcctgtaatgagagctgtcaatcaaggtacaaggatgtccctgtgtgaaagtGACCAATCATAAGAGGGTCAGTGCCCTCCTTGGTTTCCGCCCCCAAATTGTCAAAAGTCTTGTAGACTCGAGCGAGCAGAaatcagggggcaaggaactcgaccggaagttgaaatcgggtgggggctgccatcttttagcagaacttcacttgcgttagcattcccattgactcccattcattttggcgtcactttgacagcgaataactttacatctgaggcgtttaaagactccgtttgtccattatttatttctaaagatacacgacaatgtataaagggctccattaccttctatgttacattatggccccgtataaacagtttttgtaaaaaataggctaacgattgcgtcataaccactcgtctctctgtcgcattaccgtacagacaggaggagaagctcgcaggcaatgaacttaatatggcgtactggcgttacattttaaaatactatacaaaataattaatcagaatacttactcctgctcactcacgacaaagaactccccgctcaagctcgccttctctgcaagattaacgatggcagtttgcacacacagccacttagaagatttacatccgtcagacaggttgctgacgtcgtctagcttcgtttgagtctgcgcgtcagaaaaggaagtgctaaaaaacgctaaaaatgggcttcacttgtctcaattgagttccaatggggtcgccgtttccatttcttttactgtctatgtcaGAAATCCACTGTGCGAGCAAAGCAGGACTCCGCGAGCAGAAGCCCGCTGCGCGCGAGCAGGATTCCACTGCACAAGCAGAGTTAACCTATGCAAGTATGCCAGGCGCTCGCTCGCAGCTACATGTACACCTCTCGGTTGTTGAATTTGTGCAcgagtacttttatcatgccagctgaaggttcatttttgcgtgtgtgaaataacataatgtgttcgtgagcatgtcttacacgctcataacttttgacaaaaaaataacgcCATAGTATTTAACTGCTAAATCATTAagattagagcccgaccgatatatcggccggccgatattatcagccgatatgagctaattgcatttaaatcagcatcggcgtttataacggccgatgaaacatgaaaaaacagagtctcatgcttcactcatgttatgagtgttgcatactttgcccaccagagggcggtctgcaactccagagttgacaacagcgccagaaattcactacagaagaaagcgatcagccaagccacccaggtgagtctgtcgttcgtcatgtgaaatgattgtagatttagttcatacactgtatataaaaacggtgtggtagttctagctaacggtcctatcgttatcacttctaaatattctgcaacatcacttacagccgctcatgcattgctatattagattagccacaaagctaataccatgtttatcagtggaagagcgcgaacgttaataagaggtcaaactataacgttagcatttaaattattcttattctattgcggtgtgtttcccacataatgaccgcgtaatggtcctttcacacaggacgcggtatgctgggttcagcgttgcccttcagatacaacgcgatttgcgctgcgctgcgctgcgctatggcgttggcggagttttaaaaacttttagcgggagctctttcatagtctgttgttcctcctttcggtcagcagcaaacatgtatctgtcccgttgtaagaagcgagcgatagcgctagtccagCTGATGataattaagagagaagcaaggaagaagaggctaccctcaggtccagagaaaatttggtgaattcaggctggttacgttactctaacgctaatatagcttcctttttagcaggccccttaaatgcttgctattaacttgtttgaaggtggttcttctcaaaattgacagcagtgtgttcatgacactatctttaaccattcaacttcgaattgattccgtaatcttccggtaacagtaggctaactttacgttcgccagcgcatgacgatgttttgattcagactgcacaaagagaagaggaaaagatatacgggtccgttgtgaatgtgtctgtgagagcaaatatagtgtagttacagtaactacagtaggtgcgtcagaaatgattaaaccagaggggacatgtaaataaatgtgagttgAACacgtgcttttttcttttttttttttttttacatattgtttcaaagcagctttacagacataacaggaaaatgttgaaataatatagttaaatataagttggtaatacctattgcttgacaaataaaattttttataaatttctcatttttgcctatgtaggagatccctgtttattataattctaattctaatgatgacatgagtaatgatacatggtgatattattaatacacatgcttattctttctctgtctctcattctgcctacagatacctgaaaaaggtgaatgctgtagcagcaaagtgtgggactacttctgaaaatactttaactttagtattataatttatttacacacacagactgttaaaaccagcttcaactggaagaaagtaaaagtgttaaatgtttaaaaccagactgttttttgatcattaaaaaatatatacttttgatgtgcaattgtttagtcattgagaccataatctaaggattttttttttttttacataaatcccttctggaaaatggtttatacagcccacatacatagaacaggcagatattttgctattgaatgttgtgtaagtgcagtttataggaaatgggtataatatccagtttattttcaaaatcaaaatatcggcttataaatcggctattttcgagttaatatcggcatcggcccccaaaaatccatatcggtcgggctctaattaaGATATTGAAGATCTAAATTTAGATGttgacatttagtcatttagcagacacttatccaAAGTGGCTTACAGATAAGGACAATGGAagaaattaaaatcaacaaaagagcaataatacatAAGTGCTAAAACAAGTCACAGTTAGGTTGATGCATTGCACATAgcaagtttaaatatatatatatatatatatatatatatatatatatatatatatatatatatatatatatatatatatatattataataaaaagaaaacagctcgAATAGAAAAAAAGAGTAGAAGAAGCTAGTGTTATAGGCCTTTATGCATTTTGTCATCAGAGCAGTTGTTCAAGAATGTTAATTCTCTACGAGTTTGGATGGGTTGAGGACACTCAAAAACCTGCTGAATTCAACTGGTGCTAATTTTCCTGTCAAATAAATGGATTTGCTTTGTCAGGTTTTTTTCTACAAATATGgggtaataaaaaatgtaaattaaaaaaataaatcacagctATGACCCAGTCTAGATATGGCTCTTTGATGTCCTGACGATTTAGcagttaaatacataattaaaaatccaCTTAGATTAAAACATAAACAGCAGTGTGCTGAAAGGGTAACTAAAAGAGGGTCACTGTACCTCATATCTATTCATCTTTGATTATGGACACTTTTACCAGATATGAAACTATTTTGGTCTGTGCCTCTTGAAGAAAACATGAACCTGGCAATCTGTACATCCTCCAGTCCTTGGACTCCCTTGACCCTGgtttaaagaaaatttaaatgcttttttctttactgtacttGCCTTGACAGTATACCAAATTTCTGGACTGCTTCTGAGAATAATCGGTAAGATGCCAAGGCCCAGTTATTTGCTGCATTCATGTAcagaagctgaaaaaaaaaatgctacaaaaagaACATAAGTAAATACATTGGAATTGAatgtattaaaagtttattttcaataaacaggAATCAATTTTCATAAACATCATAGTGAATGGACTGATCTTGATAGAAGATGACTAGTAACACTGTAAATCAAATGCAATCATGATGAAACTTGCGTTTTATAGGAACACAAACTAAACTAATCTTCAAATATTgcgatgtatctatttaaaagattaaagataaacactttttaaacacttcactgtcattcatttagcattatatatatatatatatatatatatatatatatgtatgtgtgtgtgtgttcacttatACACAGCACAAACTCTGAGTATGGTACACAATTCTTAGCCACACATTACATTACTTTATGAAAAGCAGATAATACGATGGTGTTAATGTCTATTTAATTGCACAACATTGATCCACTTGTCCATTCTTTGACACAGATGCTTTGAAATTACCTTTACTCTATTCAACTCCTCCTTGACCTGCCTCCTGTACTGTCCTATGAAGTCACTGTTTACGTTCACAAACAATCATCCATATTAAGTACgcctataaaaatgaaaatgttttatgaagTCAAATGCAGCTGACATATGAAGTTGAACTCAATCTTTGGGATGCCTGTATTTCTTTACACAATCCTTCTTTTCCATCAATTTCATACAAAAGCAGAAACATATTTATGCAATATGATAGGAGACCCGAAGTACCCACTGTTATTCAAGGATGGAGCTATAACTATCGGAGCACTTTTTCCAATCCGAAGCATAGAGACATTACCTTCATTTGTGTTTACAAAGAAACCTCAGCCTCTGTCATGCTCCAggtttgttacatttaaaactaGACTtttacacagatacacacacacacactgcagcaaaataataattgtatttgatatcatttttattattattactattattattattatgcatttttccTACTTGTTTAATGTTTCTACAGCGTGAATCTAAGAGATTTCAGGAGGGCACAGACCATGATTTTTGCCATTGAGGAGATTAACCGAAGTGAAAGTTTGCTTCCGAATATTTCTATTGGCTACAGAATCTATGATACCTGTGGTTCAAGACTGTCTTCTATGAGTGCAACTATGGCATTAATGAATGGACAAGAATTTGCAGCAGAGGACACATGCAATGGGCAGTCTCCTATACATGCCATCATAGGAGAAACAGAGTCATCAGCCACAGTGATTCTGTCCAGAACTACAGGACCTTTTAAAATTCCAGTGGTAAGGGTCTGCCTATACAGTAATTCTGATAATGATCTCATGACAATGGTATCActgtcagcttttttttttctttttcagataagTCACTCAGCCACATGTGAATGCCTCAGTAATAGGAAAAATTACCCCTATTTCTTCAGAACTATTGCTAGTGATTACCACCAGAGCAGAGCACTTGCATACATAGTCAAGCACTTAGGCTGGTCTTGGGTTGGAACTGTGAATACCGATAATGACTATGGAAACAATGGGATGGCCATATTTCTCAGTACAGCCAAGGAGGAGGGGATTTGTGTAGAGTACTCTTTAAAATTCTACCGAACAGAGTCTGACAAACTCCAAAAAGTGGTAGAGACAATtaaaaaaagcacatcaaaaGTGATTGTTGCATTTCTTACTAGTTACGAGATGTACAACCTACTTGAACTTCTAAGTATTCAAAACATTACAGGCCTCCAGATGATTGGTGTGGAAGCATGGATAACAGCAAAGCGTTTGATCACTCCAAACAGTTTTCATATTCTGGGAGGGTCACTGGGTTTTGCAGTGAGACAAATTTATATTGAAGGTTTTGAAGattatgttacaaaagttttctggGAAACAGCTTTTCCTTGCTTACACACTGAGCAAAAAAATTATTCTCAATATGCAATAAATTGCAACATATATCAGGACCTGCTTGTGCTAAAAAGCTTCAGTGATGATGTGCCTGAACAAAGATATGCAAGTAACGTCTACAACTCAGTTTATGCTGTTGCTCATTCATTACACAGTCTactcaagtgcaaagatggctgTGAAAAAGATCTGTTAATACAACCACAGCaggtaatattattttaaaaagacagcATTAGACAGATGGAACATAAGCAGGAGAATAATCCTTTTTCTGTTTAAGTGTGTTAAATTGCTTTTTTCTCAATAGGTAGCTGAGGCTCTAAAAAAAGTACATTTCACTGTAAAGATGGGAAATAGTGTGTGGTTTGACAGCTCTGGTGGCGTAATAGCCCAATACGAAGTCATAAACTGGCAGCAGGACTCTGATGGATCAGTCCAGTTTAAACCAGTGGGATACTATGATGCCTCACTGCCCCCTGATCAGCGGTTTTTGCTTAATGCTGAAAACATAATCTGGGTTGGAGGACAGCTGGAGGTAATTGGCACTTACTTGTTTATtctaaagtttatatatatatatatatatatatatatatatatatatatatatatatcattattattattacttgtggAGCAAAATGTATACTTACATCGaccaataaaaactaaataagaaaaataaatacatacaatttggCCAAGTATCTGTTTAAATTCAGGACAGAAAATGTTGTCCAAACTCATTAAACGCTCACTACTGTGTCCAACTGGCGTTTTAATTTAGTTCAAAAGTATAATTTCCACCATCATTTCTTGTTtgtatgtggttttattaacaaagttcgggagaagcacgatcagataatcatccaatttggcacaggtgcatctcgtttagctaatcatcttaaatagcacgcaagcgtatatatatccagtcttcctacctcctgtcccacgacagtttttcggcatagactgtccgcattcggttcgctctgtccgcattcggttcgctctgtccgcattcggttcgctctgtccgcattcggttcgctctgtccgtcatcttatcacaggcccaatcttccttccgacgaagatatctatccgccgaacaccaacaagcgtcatcgcgtcagctgctcttctcgccaagccacacgttgtggccaaaagctcgtgcaaatccttgagctcgcctcactcgacaacacgattttctcgccaggaccgggctctcttacaatgctggatcgcagccgtgctccagttctcagcgcagtaaacctctctcgctttttcagccgtggcgcagttcgatgctgcctccactagcggcgaagaccgtgcgttgttgtagtggcatgtcgttcgtgaaagaatcgttttttcgaatgaatcttctaggcgaacgaatcgttctcagtTTACACtaattcatgaagaatttttcagagttgtcatccacaatgagcgagtttcatatgagtctcagagatcgagagctctcattcgtgaacgaaaggactaaaccggtatacatgtcgagttgattaaacggatacatgtcgttcgtaaacgcaatgaactggtacatatcttctcttaacaaaattgatgagagtaaaccgggtcatttagcatgtcaatcttgcaaaatgtaaagcgcagttataggtactgtgcacatattgtttacatatttagcatacaaaagataaattccacgtttaatccccgatttatgaacgtgaatatatagatcaatatatgaaccgtctgaccaaacaattaaaatgctaatcatgcaagaaaacctcgtgatttgctcatctgaacaatttaaatagacgttatatatagaatgcgcttatgaagacgcaaaaatttgttaaacggcgttatgacttaactctgtccgatgacgatgccactttttaaccacgaagcaaaggctttttgcagagttgtcatccacaccgaaatgtctaaagacattacatttgctttactgtgcatgtttaaacctcactgagaagatacagacataagtttcatgcaattattccggcaggatcgattatttagggacatatttcaccatttactggcatgattattcagaatttttcaaaaaaacgctactgcctcgtgtttggctgcagaacaacaagtgtgagtaaattttctatcgtctttttaggactgttatatgaaaagcatgcaaagtaaatgtctttagaaacggcttgaatttgaatatcacattactgcaattaacgttactgccatagacatgtctattggtacaatggtttataaaactaaacatgctacatcgtttcaaagcctctattttcacagtccatactacaacaggaaaacgGCATCCCAAAATTTATCTGCtctggaggctgtttaaaagggcccgaaggccaaaataagaggaaaagatgcttttccaacagaactgtattaattcagacaaggtttgaccaattgtcaaatcagccaacaactacagcagccaaagcaagcatgaagctacttttacttgcaacacggacctgcacatctcagtatttccatcctgttacttctgctagcagtgcaggctacacaggttcttcaagacatcacacaccccagccccttcccacgacccacagctacagcagctgaagcaaacgtgaggccgcctccattcgtaaacgcgccctcaactcttccgctccctcatgctactaaccatttttctgttcagtggcctccagctccagatttgccagaaggcagagggtaccaagacctattagtggtcaggccgattattttatttatttatatatctatcttgaaccctcttcagccaacccctctaacgccagctcatcccctttcactaaaactcctaatctaccatagctaactc
This region of Carassius auratus strain Wakin chromosome 17, ASM336829v1, whole genome shotgun sequence genomic DNA includes:
- the LOC113116897 gene encoding extracellular calcium-sensing receptor-like, with translation MKLNSIFGMPVFLYTILLFHQFHTKAETYLCNMIGDPKYPLLFKDGAITIGALFPIRSIETLPSFVFTKKPQPLSCSSVNLRDFRRAQTMIFAIEEINRSESLLPNISIGYRIYDTCGSRLSSMSATMALMNGQEFAAEDTCNGQSPIHAIIGETESSATVILSRTTGPFKIPVISHSATCECLSNRKNYPYFFRTIASDYHQSRALAYIVKHLGWSWVGTVNTDNDYGNNGMAIFLSTAKEEGICVEYSLKFYRTESDKLQKVVETIKKSTSKVIVAFLTSYEMYNLLELLSIQNITGLQMIGVEAWITAKRLITPNSFHILGGSLGFAVRQIYIEGFEDYVTKVFWETAFPCLHTEQKNYSQYAINCNIYQDLLVLKSFSDDVPEQRYASNVYNSVYAVAHSLHSLLKCKDGCEKDLLIQPQQVAEALKKVHFTVKMGNSVWFDSSGGVIAQYEVINWQQDSDGSVQFKPVGYYDASLPPDQRFLLNAENIIWVGGQLEKPRSVCSESCPPGTRKATQKGRPVCCYDCIPCAEGEISNETDSNDCKQCPDEYRSNAEKNKCVLKDVEFLSFTEVMGIVLLLFSLFGAGLTVLMVILFYSKKDTPIVKANNSELSFLLLFSLSLCFLCSLTFIGQPTEWSCMLRHTAFGITFVLCISCVLGKTIVVLMAFKSTLPGGNVMKWFGPAQQRLSVLSLTLIQVLICVLWLTISPPFPYKNMKYYHEKIILECSLGSTTGFSAVLGYIGLLAFLCFILAFLARTLPDNFNEAKFITFSMFIFCAVWITFIPAYVSSPGKFTVAVEIFAILSSSFGLLFCIFSPKCYIMLFKPEQNTKKHMMGKVPPNSY